A window of the Parabacteroides merdae ATCC 43184 genome harbors these coding sequences:
- a CDS encoding acyl-CoA carboxylase biotin carboxyl carrier protein subunit — protein sequence MEKKEKDNEYVDFVVTARKYKTTLTAKYKNRKMWHKPFVGDVISHLPGTIVKVEVQQGQEVEAGQLLLIHQAMKMYNRVVAPVAGTIVELGVTEGDKIPKDHLMVKIQPK from the coding sequence ATGGAAAAGAAAGAGAAAGATAACGAATATGTGGATTTTGTAGTAACGGCCCGCAAATACAAGACGACGCTGACTGCAAAATATAAGAACCGTAAAATGTGGCATAAGCCCTTTGTCGGTGATGTGATTTCTCATCTTCCTGGAACGATCGTTAAAGTGGAAGTACAGCAAGGGCAGGAAGTCGAAGCCGGCCAGTTGCTTTTGATCCACCAGGCGATGAAGATGTACAACCGGGTGGTCGCTCCCGTTGCCGGAACGATTGTCGAGCTGGGTGTAACGGAAGGAGATAAGATCCCAAAAGACCATTTGATGGTTAAGATTCAGCCGAAGTAA